Proteins encoded together in one Candidatus Poribacteria bacterium window:
- a CDS encoding rhomboid family intramembrane serine protease: MGGEIKHRVNAKLTEMEVHTETPPTALGFGIRPRVTKVVNITFLDSSGKTHRFTVEREGESLASEAARWVRGDRGVLVYKTKRGIFGGEKEEFVDFYRGFMLEEDGKLIPISAEDQEAPPPEERAVAGEAVREIESEISTRGKPLITIWIIAINFLIWLAMTGAGGSTKAPVLIKFGAQINSLILKGEYWRLITSMFLHIGLPHFLFNSFFFFMFGRIPELLYGRMRFLAIYILSGYIGNLLFLAFGDPYAISAGASGAIFGILGANIPLRYYLRKNLILTSRFRYLVGIGYVIFIFLRSIGEGVNILAHLGGLISGVTIGFLMVPMSIKTGFRELPSEGSGPSLERGERIEIKALILGGAVVLSTFLCFQIPLMGEKPIQRMINKPIAWKFDPTEIQLYKAAMQVRKNPKEYALHVKRFPGSFTIITRRWKFTYNGKMYRVEENDALIVRDDGFLSNYSADIYRDDLRLILSLSRILHNRGERQWLELVSPDGVRIEKADENGIKSISYKNLSALYGSPPIDRILRIPKGEKLLYMLFDPGRSKLTLAEVVMIDKRDAPSPNEPWTAHWRDNDIDVFYDQTTDKVSRIKFGGVTLESCSVEEALKERKL; the protein is encoded by the coding sequence CTGTGGAGAGAGAGGGTGAATCCCTGGCGTCGGAGGCCGCGAGATGGGTGAGAGGGGACAGGGGGGTGCTTGTATACAAAACTAAGAGGGGTATATTCGGAGGGGAAAAAGAGGAGTTCGTGGATTTCTACAGGGGGTTCATGCTGGAGGAGGACGGCAAGCTTATTCCGATAAGTGCCGAGGATCAGGAAGCCCCACCGCCTGAGGAAAGGGCTGTGGCAGGAGAGGCCGTCCGGGAAATTGAGTCGGAGATCTCCACCAGAGGCAAACCCCTTATCACGATATGGATAATAGCCATTAACTTCCTGATTTGGTTAGCTATGACCGGTGCTGGAGGATCCACAAAAGCCCCTGTTTTGATCAAGTTCGGCGCTCAGATAAACAGCTTGATCCTAAAAGGCGAATATTGGCGGCTGATAACCTCCATGTTCCTGCACATCGGACTGCCGCATTTTCTGTTTAACAGCTTCTTCTTCTTCATGTTCGGTCGGATACCTGAACTCCTTTACGGGCGTATGAGATTTCTCGCCATCTATATCCTGTCGGGATATATAGGCAACCTGCTCTTTCTGGCCTTCGGCGATCCTTATGCGATTTCGGCAGGAGCATCAGGCGCCATCTTTGGGATCCTCGGCGCCAATATCCCACTGCGTTACTATCTGAGGAAGAACCTTATCCTCACCAGCAGGTTCAGATACCTGGTGGGTATCGGCTACGTGATCTTCATATTTCTCAGAAGCATCGGCGAGGGGGTGAACATCCTCGCTCATCTCGGAGGGTTGATCTCCGGAGTGACGATCGGCTTTCTCATGGTGCCGATGAGCATAAAGACGGGATTCAGGGAACTTCCTTCCGAAGGATCCGGTCCCTCCTTGGAGAGGGGAGAGAGGATTGAGATTAAGGCTTTGATCCTCGGCGGTGCGGTCGTGCTTTCGACCTTCCTCTGCTTTCAGATTCCCCTGATGGGAGAGAAACCGATACAGCGGATGATAAACAAGCCGATCGCCTGGAAGTTCGATCCCACCGAGATCCAATTATATAAGGCTGCCATGCAGGTGAGGAAAAACCCGAAGGAGTACGCGCTTCATGTAAAGAGGTTCCCAGGAAGTTTCACGATTATCACCAGGAGATGGAAGTTCACGTATAACGGTAAGATGTATAGGGTTGAGGAGAACGATGCCCTTATCGTTAGGGACGATGGGTTCCTCAGCAATTACTCGGCCGACATCTATCGTGATGACCTGCGTTTAATTTTATCCCTAAGCAGGATCCTCCACAACAGGGGGGAGAGACAGTGGCTGGAGCTCGTAAGTCCAGATGGCGTCAGGATTGAAAAGGCCGATGAGAACGGGATAAAATCGATCTCATATAAGAACCTATCGGCGCTATACGGGTCGCCGCCGATAGATCGGATATTGAGGATACCTAAGGGTGAAAAGCTACTCTACATGCTGTTCGATCCCGGTCGTTCAAAGCTTACCCTTGCTGAGGTGGTTATGATCGATAAGAGAGATGCCCCTTCTCCAAATGAGCCCTGGACCGCTCACTGGCGCGATAATGATATTGATGTCTTCTACGATCAAACCACGGACAAGGTGAGCCGAATAAAATTCGGCGGTGTGACGCTTGAAAGCTGTAGCGTGGAGGAGGCATTGAAGGAGAGAAAATTGTAA